Sequence from the Microbacterium faecale genome:
GGTCGTACCCGCAATGCGGTGGTCTCAACGACTCGGCGATCCACTGGGATATCGTCAAGGACCTCCGCGGTGGCGGCAGTCTCCTCGCCGACGACACGCCACTCATTGAGCACGGTCACGTCTTGCCTACGCTTAGGCGCGATTACTCCCGGAGGTAGGGAAGCGAATCCCCGCGCCGATGGTGCGCTCGGCCATCGTGTCTACGGCGGCCCGTTTGATCGTCATCTTGGACGGCCATCAGACCGCCTGGGCGAGGATATGCAGCGCTGCGGAGTCGAGCGCCCTCGCTCTGTGCTACGGCTGGGGCACCTTGATCATCGCCCCGGCGACGAGGAAGACGATCGCCGCGACCGGCTGTGCCGCCGTCCAGAGCGGACCGGAGAAGGCGAACGGGAACACCGGGTTCCACACCACCGCGATCGCGACGAAGATCGGGATCCACCACCACTGCTTCGCCTGCACCGCGAACCAGGCCGTGATGAGTGAGAGGATCGCGACGACGAAGAGCAGGATCGTCGTCCAGCCGGCGTCGATGAAGACGGGCGCAAGGAAGAGCGCCGCTGCGGCGAGGATGCTCGGCGCCAGGGCGTTGCGCTGATAAGCCGCCGCCGACTGATTCCGTTCGCTCATTGATGCGTCCCTCCGTGTGGTGCTGTCCCGGCTGCGCGCAGCCCCGTCTTGGCGGCGGATGTCACTCCAGGGTAGAGGGGTCGAATGTGTGGTGTCGGTGGTGCGATTCCTTGGGCGGTTCGGTCTCCTCCAACGCGAGGCTGTGGGCGACGAGCGCCTCGTAGTCGACGGCCGCTCCGCGCAGCAGCGTCTCGATCGCGTGCTCCGCTTCGGCGTCAGTGATGTGGCGATCGCAGAACAGGGCGAAATAGTGCACGAGCGAGCCGACCGTGTCGAGGAGGAGATTCCGGTCGGCGTCCGGGCGCAGATCGCCGCGGGCGGTAGCGCGATCGAGCGTGTGGCCGACGGCGCGACGCGCCGGTTCGATCAGGGTGTCCAGGTACTGCGCCCGCAGCTCCGGAGTCGCTGCGCATTCGGCAAGGATTGCGCTCAGCGCGTCGGGTCGGATCTGGCGGTACGCGACGAGGAAGACCTTGAAGCTCTCGTCGAGATCGCACAGCGTGCACCCGGTGTCTGGAGAGAGCGGGGCCTCCAGGCGCGACCCGATCGCCGCGAGGGCGAGGTGCACTCGATCCGGCCAGCGTCGGTAGATCGCCGGGCGGGACGTGCCCGCGCGTCGTGCCACGCCGCCGAGACTCAGCTCCTGGTAGCCAGATTCGTCCAGGATTGCGAGAGTCGCCGCGAGGATGGCGTGGTCGAGGTGGCGGTCCCGTGGGCGACCCGTCTGGGCGGCGCTGGAGGAGGGGGTGGACACTCAGCGAGTCTAACATTATCGTTACGTGACATGATGAAACGAAATGATGAGGTGCTCGCCTATCCGAGGACGCGCGCGTGGTGGGGTCTCGCGTTGCTCGTCGCACCGATGTTGGCCGTCGCGAGCGACCTCACGGCGCTCTTCTTCGCCGTTCCGACGTTGACCGGGGATCTCGGTGCGACGGCGACCGAGTCGCTCTGGATCGTTCACGCGTACGGCTTCCTGATCGCCGGGTTTCTGGTCACGATGGGAAGGGTTTCCGACCGCGTCGGCGCGCGCCGGCTGCTCCTCTGGGGAGCGCTGGCCTTCGCAGCGCTCTCGATGGTCGCCGCCTTCGCGTGGTCTCCCATATCGCTGGTGCTCGCTCGAGCGCTGCTCGGCGTCGCCGGTGCCACCTTGATGCCGTCGCTCTTCTCGTTGCTGCGCGAGATGTTTCCCGATGATGATCGTCGACGCCTCGCCATCGCGATCATGCTCAGCGCGTTCACCGTCGGCGGCGCGATCGGCCCACTTCTTGGAGGAGCACTCCTGGAGGCGTTCTGGTGGGGAGCGATCTTTCTGATCAATGTGCCGCCGATGGTGGTGCTCGTCGCGCTCGGTCGGTTCGCGCTCCCTGAGCGACGCCAGCCTCAGGCGGGTCGCGTCGATGTGCTGAGTGTCGGGCTCTCGGTCGCGGGGATGCTGGCCGTGGTCTCCGGACTGCAGGAGATCGTCGCCGGCACCGACGGGCGGACCGCGCCGACGTCGTCGTGGCTTCCCTGGATTCTCGTCGTGGCGGGGGCCGTCACGATCACGGCTTTCGTGCGCCGACAGCGACGGCTGGCGGATCCGCTCTTCGATCTTGCGCTTCTGAAGGACCGACGCGTCACGGCGGCGTTGCTGACGCTCCTGCTCACCGGTGTCGGCGTCGTGGGGTTGTTCTTCCTCTTCACGCAGCATTTGCAGTGGGTCGGAGGTTTCACCCCGTTCATCGCCGGCGTGCTGACGTTGCCGTACATCGGGGCGCAGATTCTCGGCTCGTTGATTGCCCCGGCGCTCGTTCGCCGTTTTCGGTCATCGAGCGTCATCTTCAGCGGGCTGCTGGTCGTGGCGCTCGGCGGTGTCCTCGCCGCCGGCGCAGTCGCCATCGGGACGACCGCACTGCTCGTCGGTGCGGTGGCGGTCATCGGCCTCGGTCATGGAACGGCCTTGGCGCTGGTCAGCGATGCCATCATCTCCAGCGCTCCCGAGGACCGCGTCGGGTCCGCCGCGGCAGCGCAGGAGGTCGGCGGTGAACTCGGCACGGCACTCGGTATCGCCATCGGTGGGACGGTCGGCATCGTCGTCTTCCGCGAGTCGCTCGAGCGGCTCGCTCCCACCGGCCTCTCCGAAGAGATTGGCGCCGCGCTCCGCTCGAGTATTCACGAGGCGTTCGCCGTCGCCCGCGCGTCTGCCGGGGGCGCTCCACCGCTCGTCGACCTGGTGCAAGATGCGACGGCGAATGGGTTCATGGTGTACGCGCTCATCTCGGCGGTGCTGGCGGGAGTTGCGGCCGCAATCATCGCGGTCGCGTTCGGCAGGCGCTGATGCTTGCGCCGACATCGCGTGGGGTTCTGAGGTCTCTTGACCCGATTCGGTACTACTAGTATAACTAGAGTTACTTTTACGAATCGGGCGGAGACGATATGAGTGTCACAGCGCCAGGAGACAAGTTCGCGGCCATCGTGAAGGTCGGCCCCAAGGGGCAGATCGTCATTCCGAAGGAGGCGCGCGCGATGTTCGGCATCGAGCCCGGATCCTCCCTCCTGCTCCTCGCGGACGAAGCGCAGGGGATCGCGATTGTGCGTCAGGAGCCGTTCCGCGATTTCATCGACACGGTCATGCCGACCATCCGGGTCGATGAGTAGGGGCGCACGCGGCGTGCTGATGGGTGAGCGGCACATCACCGTCGACGAGTACACCCTCAACGTCGCCGAGGGGCCCGACAACGGTCCGCCCCTCGTGCTGCTGCACGGCCAGGCGGCGCGCTGGCAGGACCATCGCCGCGTGCTTCCGGACCTGGTTGTGCGCTACCGGGTCATCGCGATCGACGTGCCCGGTCACGGCGGATCCGACAACCTGCCCGCCGACGAATACACGTGCGTCGGGGTCGCGGCCTTGCTCGCGGCGGCGATCGAACAGGTGACGGACGATCCCGTCCTGCTGGCCGGTCACTCCTCGGGCGGCGTGCTGGCGCTCGCGATCGCGGCCGCGTACCCGCACCTCGTCCGCGGACTGCTGCTCGAGGATCCGCCGCTCTTCTCGTCGGCCATGCCGCGCGGCGACAGCACGACCGGCGGGGTCCTGCATCGCATCGCGGAGGCATACGTGCGCGAGCAGCCGGAGGCCGAGTTCCAGCGCTACTACCTCGAGCACGCCGACTACTTCTCATTCTTCGGGAAGGCCGCGGCTCGGCTCACGCGCTGGGCGCTGCGGTGGGTCGATCGACACCCGGGCCGGCCCTTGCGGATCTGGTTCCTGCCGCGCGCCGTCGACGTGTGGTTCGAGGGCATGGTCGAGTACGACCCGGCCTTCGGCCGCGCGTGGCAGGTCGGCGCCTGGTACGACGGGTTCGATACCGAGGCGGCGCTGCGGGCGGTATCTGTGCCGACGACGCTGATCCATACGCGCTGGTGGTACGACAAGAACGGCACGTCATATGACGCGGATGGCGTCCTCAAGGCGGCGATGGATGTGGATGACGCTTCTCGCGCGATCTCTTCACTCCCCGACGCCGAGCTGGTGACGATCTCGGGCGGCCACCTCGTGCATTTCGAGCGGCCACGGGACTACGTCGCGGCGCTCGAGGGGCTGGCGAAGCGCTGCCGCTGACCCCGCGGCCGGAGGTTGGCGTCATCGCGACGGGCGGTCGGTCGTCGCGCGGACGTGCGCCCGCTGCCCCTGACGCCCGATGAGGCTGAGGTACTCGACCGGTCCCGAGCTCGTGGCCGCGAACCAGTGGGGCGTGCGGGTGTCGAACTCGGCCGCTTCGCCGGTGTGGAGGCGCAGGTCGTGGTCGCCGAGGACGAGGCGGAGCGTGCCGTTCAGGACGTACGCCCAGTCGTGGCCCTCGTGGGAGCGCAGGTCGGGGATCGCGTCGTCGCTTCCCGTCGGAAGCACGAACTTGAACGCCTGGATCCCTCCCGGGCGGCGGGTGAGCGGAACGATGACGGAGCCGTCTTTACAGGCGATCGGTCGCAGGTCGATCCGCGGATCCGCGGTGCGCGGGGCGTCGACGAGGGAGTCGATCGTGACGCCGTAGTAGCGGGCAAGGGGGAGGAGCTGCTCGAGCGTCGGCCGTCGCACGCCCGCCTCGAGTCGCGACAGCGTGCTCGTCGAGATGCCGGTCGCCGTGGCGAGCGCGGTGAGCGTCACATCGCGCCGCAGGCGAAGGTGCTTGAGTCGCGGGCCGACGGCGTCGAGCGTCTGGTCGGATGCGTTGTCCATCTCGTCAGTTTGCCATTTGGCAAGAATGTTTGCCAATACGGTGATGGGGAAGCGATCCTGTTCTGACCCGGCGGAGAACAGGAGCACGAACATGCCGCGATTCGACAAAACGTACTGGGAAGACCATTGGGATCCGGCGGCGACGGGCCGGGGTCACCGGCTTGCCGCGCATCCCGCCCTCGGGACAGAGACATCGTCTCTTCCGATCGGAACCGCTCTCGACGCGGGCTGCGGATCCGGGGCCGAGGCCACGTGGCTGGCCGGGCGGGGCTGGCGCGTCACCGGCGCCGACATCTCGAGGAACGCGCTCGACACCGCGGCGACTCGGGCGAACGCGGCGGGCCTCAGCGACCGAATCGAGTGGGTCGAGACTGACCTGAGCCGGTGGCAACCCGGGCGCGCGTGGGACCTGGTGACGACCAGCTATGCGCATCCGGACAGCGGTCAGCTGGCCTTCTACGAGCGCATCGCCTCCTGGGTCGCCCCCGGCGGGACGCTGCTGATCATCGCCCACGCCGCTGGCCACCGCCACCACGACGGCGACCACCCCGCCGACGCCGTCGCGACGCTGTCCGACATCACCCGGCTGCTGCTGGCACCGGAGTGGCGGATCGAATCGCGATACGAGAACACCCGCACTCTCCGACCCGGCCACCGCGTCGTCTCCCTGCGCGACGTGATCGTCCGCGCCCGCCGTCGAGCATGAAGGAAACCCTATGACCACCCCACCATCACTCGGAACCCTCGCTCCCGCCGACGTCATCGACGATCCGCGCCGCACCGCCGCTCCTCGGAGTCCGGCGCGGAGTGCCGCGCCGTCCCGGTGAACAGTGAGGCGGGCCTCGCGCAACCCCCTATCGCGCACGCGCGAACGCACGCAGAATGCTCGCGTGATGAACACGTCCGAATCGAATCCGAGCGAGTGGCACGGATCTGCGAACGGCCAGCATCGATGAGCGCGGCGCCGAATGGGTCGACATCATTGCCGAAGGGGAGGTTCTTCGCGCTGACGTGGACCATCCCTGACAACTACGGGGGCCTGACCAGCGCGATGCTGCACCGCTCACGCGCGTTCGTGCGGCTCGGTGCCGTCCCGGTCGAGATCCTGACGTTCAAGGACGGCCCGGACTACGCGGACATCCAGCGCCGACTGCTCGCCAACGGCGAGATGTTGCCGGGAATGCGGCTCACCAACCTCTGGGAGTGGCTGCGTGAGCACGACGTCGTACCCTCGGCTTCGCCCCTGGGCGCGTCGCAACGGGCGTTCACCCCACTCGGTGCGGACCGGTCGTACCGCTCTGTGCACCGCGGTGGCATGGAATTGCAGCGAAGCCGCCTGGCCGCTGATGGGAAGACCGTGCTGCAGACCGACTATTACCGACCGGACGGCTCTCTTCTCGTCAGCGACCGTCAGGACACGACCGAAGCTGGCACGCGGGGCGGCCGCTCGGTGGTCCTCTGCGACGGGGACGGTCAGCCGGCGCGTTCCTGGGGGAGCAAGTGGGCGTTGTACCGATACTGGCTCGACCAGCTCACAGCGGGAGACGAGGACTGCTACCTCATCGCAGACAGCAAGCCGGTGTCCCGATTCCTGCACACCTACAGACGTCGTCGGCGCACGACGATGGCGGTCATCCACGGCTCCCATCTCGCCGGCAGCATCGGACCCTGGGGCAGGCTGCGACCGTCTCGGGCGGAAGTGTTTCGCCATCTCGACGGCTATGACGCGGTCGTCTTTCTCACCGATCGGCAGCGGCGCGACGTGTCCCTCATGTTCGGACGCCGCTCAAACCTCCGCGTCATCCCAAACAGTCGGGTCATGTCGACGCCGCCTGGGTGGGAACGTTCGCCGAGTAGCGGTATCGTCCTCGGCGCCTTGTCGCGACTCAAGCGCCCAGAACACGCCGTACGCGCGGTACGGCTCGCTCGCCGCTTCGACAAGAACGTTTCGCTCGACATCTACGGTGGCGGACCGCAGCGCCCCGCACTCGAACGGCTCATCTCGGATGCAGAACGACACGGGCCGATCCGGCTGCACGGATACGACCGCGACGCACGTGATCGGCTCTCCTCGGCGTCCTTCCTGCTCCTGACCTCACGCTCGGAAGGATTCGGGCTCGTGCTGCTCGAAGCCATGAGCGCGGGCTGCATTCCGATCGCCTACGACATCCGCTACGGGCCCGCCGATCTCATCCAGCACGGTCGCAACGGCTTCCTCATCACACGCGGCAACCTTCCCGGGCTGGCGCGCGCCATTCTCCGACTCCAGCGAATGCCACCGCGTCAGGTGACACAGATGCGGGAAGCCGCGCGTCGCACGGCTGAGAAATACCGTGACGAGGCCACGGTGCCACTGTGGGCGAAGGAACTGGACGTGGCCAGGAAGCGCAACCGTGAAACTCTCAGCGCTTCGTGAGCCCGTTCCCGCCCCGACGCCGACGGCGTCTCCGATCCGTCACACCGACACGGGCGGCGACAGGACGTGCTCGAGGTCGCTGGCGTCAACGAGCGGATCATCGAGGTCCACCGTCAGCTGCGAATGAGCGATCATCTTCGCTGACCCGGTGATCGTGGAGTGCAGCGCCGCGTACTCGCCGACGCGCGCACGGCCGAGCACCTTTCCGAGGAAGCGGTTGCCGCGCGGCGAAATCGTCTCGAGTGCTTCGCCCTCGCGGATCTCGCCACGCTGCGCCATCAGCGCCAGCCGCGCCGAGGTTCCGGTCCCGGTGGGGGAGCGGCAGAGCACCCCCGGGTGCACGTATGTCGCCGACGGTGACTCGTATCTGCCGTCGCCGATCGCCGTCACCGGCCCTCGGAAGTGCGCGAACGGAAGCGGCCCGACCGCGCCGAGCTCCGGATGCTCTTCCTTCAGGCCGGGACGGGCGGCACGGACGAACGCGTCGCCGAAGGCCGTCAGGGCGATCTGCTCCTCCGAGGTCAGGTGGAAGCCGTGCTCCGTGGCGTCGATCACCGCGTAGTAGGCGCCAGACCAGACGAGATCGAACCGCACGGTTCCGTAGTGCGGCACCTCGACGCTCAGCCCCTCGTCAGCGACATAGGCGGGCTCGCCGCGGGTCGTAATCGAACGGACTCGGCCGCCGGAATTTTCTGCCGTGATCCGTGCCAGGCCCGCCGGGGACTCGAGGACGATCTCCTGCCGTCCGTCCTGCATCGGGATCGTCCCGCTCTGCAGGAGGGCCGTCGCCGTGCAGATCGTGTTCGATCCGGAGTACAGCGGGTAGCCCATCGCCTCCATGATGATGTAGCCGGCCTGGGCCTCCGGGTGGCTCGGCTCGACGATCAGATCCACCGACATCGCCGGATCCCCGTAGGGTTCGGAGAGCAGCAGTCGGCGCAGTCCGTCGCCCTCGTGCTGCAGGTAGCGCGCCTTCTCCAACACGGTGGCGCCGGGGAGCGGACCGACGCCGTCGAGGACGATGCGACTGACGTCGCCTCCGGATTGCGTGTCGATGAGGGTCAGGGTGCGTTCACGATCCTGCATGGGGTGCTCCGATCCGCTCCCAGTGCCGGTCGGGCACCACGACGAGCTTGCCGATGAATGACTTGTCCATGAAGGTCCGCTGCGCATCGTGGAAGTCTGAGAGGCGGAACGTGCGGTCGAGCAGCGGGCGGATCTCACCGGTCTGGATGTAGCCCGCCAGGCGGCGGAAATCGGTGCGGGTGCCCTGCGACGACCCGTTCAGTTGCAGCTGCTTCAGGTACATGGTGCGCAGGTCGAGCTCGACGACGGGCCCGCCGATCGCGCCCGCCGTCGTATATCGGCCCTCCGGGCGCAGGATCCGCAGCAGGTCGTTGAACATCGGCCCCGCGACGAGGTCCGCGACGACGTCAATGGGGCCATCGACGACGCGTTCGACGTCGGTCACGAGGTCACCGCCGCGCAGGATCACGTCCTCTGCGCCGATCTGCCGCAGAGCATCCTCCTTACCGGGGCTCGACACGGCGTACGGCACCGCGCCGCGCACCCGCGCGAGCTGGATGATCGCGGATCCGACGCCGCCCGAGGCGCCCGTGACGAGCACGCGATCGCCCCGCGCGACGCGCGCGCGCTCCAACATCTGCTCTGCCGTGAGATACGCGCAACAGAAGGTCGCCAGCTCGGCGTCGGAGATGTCGGCCGTGATCTCGTGCGCGTTGGCGGCGGGCACCACCTGGTACTCCGCGTACCCGCCGTCGCGCCCGTGACCGATGTAGTCGATGTCGGCAAGGCTGTCGTCGCCCTCGGGCCTGTTGTAGATACTGAAATCGACCATGACGCGCTCGCCGATGCGGTCGGGCGAAACGCCTGACCCGACTGCGACGATCTCGCCGACAGAATCTGTTCCCTGGATCCGCGGGAACTCGAGCGTCGATCGCCCGCGTCGCCAGGTCGAGACCGACGCGGGGTCGGTCTCGGTGCCGTATGCGCCCTCGCGCACCCACACGTCGGTGTTGTTCATACCGCACGCGTGGACGTCGATGAGCACTTCGTCCGGGCCCGGTGCCGGTGTCGGCACGTCCCGGTAGACCAGCTGTTCCAAACCGCCGTGCCCTACGAGCTGCACGGCCTTCATCTCCGCGGGAATCGCGGTGGTCTCGGCCATCATGAGACCGAGTGTAGGGGCGCGGACGCCCGCACGGAATAGCTATCAGGCATGCCCCGGATGAGGTGTTGCGCCCGAGACCGGCGACGGCCAGTCTGGGGAGCATGGAGACGATCGGCGGGGTGGGCGTGAGGCGCGCCGTGGTGACGGCGGCTGACGGAGCGCGACCATGACGTGGGCGCTCATCGCCGACCTGTTCGGCACGTTCTTCTTCGCGATCTCGGGCTGTCTGCTCGCCGTCGGTCGCGGCTACGACCTCGTCGGATCCCTGCTGCTCGGCGCGCTGACGGGGCTGGGCGGCGGCGTCATCCGCGACGTGATCATCGGACGCCTGCCCGTCGCGTTCGACCAGCCGGTCTACCTGCTGCCGCCGGTCCTCGCGGCGCTGCTCGTGTTCGCCATCGCGCCCAGCGTGCAGCGCTTCCGGCGCACGCTGTTGGTGTTCGACGCCGGCGGGCTCGGCCTGTTCTGCACGACGGGCACGGTCATCGCCCTGAGCGCCGGCCTGAACCCGATCGCGGCCATCGTACTCGGCGTCACGAGCGCGGTCGGCGGCGGACTGCTGCGGGACGTGGTCGCCAACCGTGATCCGCAACTGTTCAACCCGAACGACCTCTACGCGGTCCCCGCAATTCTTGGTGCGGCTCTCCTCGTCGGACTCTGGGTCCTCGGCTGGCACTCATCGCTCACTGGCTTCGCCGTCGCGGCGTTCGTGTTCCTGTTCCGCGTCGTGTCGCTGCGTTTCAAGTGGCGGATCCCGCACGCGAGCCCGCCTCGCGGCAGCGAAGAGCCGTGACGGTCTCGGCTCAGGGGTGGGTGATCGAGTCTGGCTCGCTCGCCCGGATCTGCTCGGTCTCGATCTGGAAGGTCGTGTGGTCGATGCGCACGTCGAAGTGCTCGGCGACGCATCGCTTCGCTGCGTCGAGGACCTCCGCGGCGTGGCCGTCGGTGAAGCATTCGTCGCGCACGACGAGGTGACCCGTAAGTGTGGCCAGTCCCGTCCCGACCGTCGACGCGTGGAGGTCGTGCACGTCCGTGACGTGCTCCAATTCGCGCAGGTGGCGCCGCACGTCGTCGAGGTCGAGGCCGACGGGGGTGAACTCCATGAGCACCCGCATCGTCTCGCGGACGATGATGGCTGCCCGCGGCACGATGAGCGCGGCGATGACGAGGCTCGCGATGGGGTCGGCACGCAGGAAGCCCGTCGTCGCGATGACGATCGCCGCGACGATCACGGCGACGGATCCGAGCGCGTCGTTGACGACCTCGAGGAAGGCCGCGCGCATGTTGACGTTCGCGTTGCGCTGAGTCGTGAGCACCGCGATCGCGATGACGTTCGCCGTGAGGCCGACGACGCCGAACACGAGCAGTCCGACTCCCGGCACCTCCGGGGGATCCACCAGCCGCCGGATGCCCTCGATCGCGCTGTAGATTCCCACGACGATGAGCAGGGCCGCCTGGGCGAGCGCGGCGATCACCTCGGCGCGTCGAAACCCCCACGTGCGCGTCGAGCTCGCGGGTCGCAGCATGAGCGTCGCGGCCACGAATGCCACGGCGAGTCCGGCCGCATCCGTGAGCATGTGCGCCGTGTCGGTGAGCAGTGCGAGGCTGCCGGTCATGACGGATCCGATCGCCTGCGCGACGAAGACTGCGAACGTCAGACCGAACGCGATCGCGAGGCGAGCGCGGTTGTCGACCGCGGCGCCCGGAGGATGATGAGCACCCACGCAGGCCCCCTCTCTTCTCGCCGTCGAGCATACCGGGGCGACCGGAGAGACTGCTGTGCTCAAGTCCTGATGAGAGGGTAAATCAGAACCATTATCGACAGCGACCTGAGCGGCGCCGCGGCGCGTCAGTCGAGCCCGAGGTCCTTTCGGATCCGGGCCACGTGACCGGTCGCCTTGACGTTGTACTTCGCCAACGCGATCTTCCCGTCCTCGTCGACGACAAACGTCGAGCGGATGACACCCTCGACGACCTTGCCGTAGTTCTTCTTCTCGCCCCAGACGCCGTACGCGAGATGCACCGTGCGGTCCGGATCGCTGAGAAGCGGGTACGTCAGCGCGTCGCGCTCGGCGAACTGCTTCAGCTTCGCGGGCTCGTCGCGCGAGATGCCGACGACGTCGTAGCCAGCGCCCTGCAACGATGCGAGGGAGTTGCGGAAGTCGCAGGCCTCGGTGGTGCACCCGGGGGTCATGGCCGCCGGGTAGAAGAACAGCACGACCTTGCGACCGCGGAAGTCGGCGAGCGAGACGGCCGTGCCGTCCTGGTCGAGCAGCGAGAAGTCGGGTGCGGGGGATCCTGCCTCGAGGCGCGTGTCAGTCATCTGTGCCAGCCTACTCAGCCGAGCTCGAGCTCTGTGCGAATTGGGTCGAACTCGATGAGCTTCGCGCCGCTCAGCACACCGTTGCGGTAGGCCGACTCGATCACGACCGTCGCCGTGGCGACGTCCATCGGGATCTGGAACACGGCGGCGCGCTCGAACACGTCCGTGAGCCCCTTCGGGTCGTTGATCGGTTGGAAGACCTGCTCGTCCGGGGCCTCGAGCCGGATGGACGTCTCGTCGTACGTCGCGGACTCGCTGAGGTGCCAGTCGACGTCGATCGCAAGATACATCTGCTCGGGCGCGGCCCAGCCGTCGCCCTGGCCGCGCCCGGCATCGAGGTACGGCGTGGCGATCGCACCGGTGACCTGGCCTTGCACGGTCGCCGGCCCGGAGATCCAATGCTCGAACGTCGTGTCGAGCTTCTCCGCGTTCGTCAGCGTGACCTCACGCGGCCCGGGGTAGGCGTGCGGGACGTCGCTGTCGATGCGGATGCCGTCCACGAGGCTCACGGACTGGCGCGCGTCGGCGGTCTCGATCTCGATGAGGGCGTCCTCGGGGGAGTGGTCCTCCGGCACGCTCATTACGATCGTGCCCATGCTGCGGGCGTCGTTATTCGACGTGCTGAGCAGCTGCATGCCGTCCGCTCCCGGGGACTTGACGACGACGTCCGTGCGGGGTGCGGATCCGCGCGGCTCCCATTCCGGGTCCATGGTCTCGTAGCGGCTGACGAGCAGCGCGTACCCGTCGGCGGCGCGGACCTCCGCTGGGGTCTCGCCGTCCTCGTCTGCGTCGAGTGCGTCGCCGGTGAGGTCCTCGTACACCGCAGCACTGATCGTCGGGACGACTCCCGCGTGGGTGATCTGAACGGCGAGGCCCGGTGCATGCACGCCACTCTCGGCGCCGGCGTCGATCTCCGTCAGCTCGACGTCGCCGAGCAGCTGGGTCGTGCCGGCGAGGTCCGGCTCTGCGGCCGGCAGCGAGGCATCGACCGCGGCCGCTTCCGCCGTCTCACCGGTGGAGCCCTCCGTCACGGCGTCGCGGAGCGGAAGTGACAGGCTGCACGACGCGAGGCCAGCGGCGAGAGCGAGAGTCAGGGCCGCTGCTGCGGTGCGACGGGCGCGGATGTTCATGGGACCTCCAGGTGCGTGACACAAACAGCGATCGACCATACCCGAGAAATCAACAGGTGATGGAATCTGGCGAGCGGGCGTCAGTGCTCGTCGCGGTGGGCGAACGTCTCCAGCAGGCCCT
This genomic interval carries:
- a CDS encoding cation diffusion facilitator family transporter, which codes for MGAHHPPGAAVDNRARLAIAFGLTFAVFVAQAIGSVMTGSLALLTDTAHMLTDAAGLAVAFVAATLMLRPASSTRTWGFRRAEVIAALAQAALLIVVGIYSAIEGIRRLVDPPEVPGVGLLVFGVVGLTANVIAIAVLTTQRNANVNMRAAFLEVVNDALGSVAVIVAAIVIATTGFLRADPIASLVIAALIVPRAAIIVRETMRVLMEFTPVGLDLDDVRRHLRELEHVTDVHDLHASTVGTGLATLTGHLVVRDECFTDGHAAEVLDAAKRCVAEHFDVRIDHTTFQIETEQIRASEPDSITHP
- a CDS encoding alcohol dehydrogenase family protein, whose product is MMAETTAIPAEMKAVQLVGHGGLEQLVYRDVPTPAPGPDEVLIDVHACGMNNTDVWVREGAYGTETDPASVSTWRRGRSTLEFPRIQGTDSVGEIVAVGSGVSPDRIGERVMVDFSIYNRPEGDDSLADIDYIGHGRDGGYAEYQVVPAANAHEITADISDAELATFCCAYLTAEQMLERARVARGDRVLVTGASGGVGSAIIQLARVRGAVPYAVSSPGKEDALRQIGAEDVILRGGDLVTDVERVVDGPIDVVADLVAGPMFNDLLRILRPEGRYTTAGAIGGPVVELDLRTMYLKQLQLNGSSQGTRTDFRRLAGYIQTGEIRPLLDRTFRLSDFHDAQRTFMDKSFIGKLVVVPDRHWERIGAPHAGS
- a CDS encoding trimeric intracellular cation channel family protein, giving the protein MTWALIADLFGTFFFAISGCLLAVGRGYDLVGSLLLGALTGLGGGVIRDVIIGRLPVAFDQPVYLLPPVLAALLVFAIAPSVQRFRRTLLVFDAGGLGLFCTTGTVIALSAGLNPIAAIVLGVTSAVGGGLLRDVVANRDPQLFNPNDLYAVPAILGAALLVGLWVLGWHSSLTGFAVAAFVFLFRVVSLRFKWRIPHASPPRGSEEP
- the bcp gene encoding thioredoxin-dependent thiol peroxidase, which gives rise to MTDTRLEAGSPAPDFSLLDQDGTAVSLADFRGRKVVLFFYPAAMTPGCTTEACDFRNSLASLQGAGYDVVGISRDEPAKLKQFAERDALTYPLLSDPDRTVHLAYGVWGEKKNYGKVVEGVIRSTFVVDEDGKIALAKYNVKATGHVARIRKDLGLD